The window GGTGACGGGATTCTTGCTCATCCAGTTGCCTACGAGCATGGGAGGCCTCCTTTGTCGCCGTCCCCGCAGGGCGGGGCGGATTGCTTGTGCGGTCTGTTTTGTCCTTCGATTCGGGGGTTTGTCTTCCCCCGTGCGTACTGTACACGGCCCACGGGGCATTTCAACTGTTTTCACGGCGCCCCGGGCCGCGCGCCAGGCTACGCGGGCAGGCCCCGGGTCCGGCGGTGGGTCTTGATGTCTTCGAGCACCTTGTAGGGCACGCTGAGGCCGCCCCGGCCCCGGCCCAGGGCGATGGCGGGCTTGACCGCGCCGTGGAAGTCCGACCCGCCGCTGACCACGAGGTCCAGCTCGGCGGCCAGGGCGAGGTAGGCCTCGGTCTGGGAGCGGGTGTGCTCGGTGTAGTGGGCCTCGATGCCGTCCAGGCCCAGGTCCTTCAGTTCCACGAGCAGGGCGCGCAGGGCCGGGCCGTCCAGCTCCAGGGTGTAGGGGTGGGCCAGGATGGTGGTGGCGCCCTCGGCGCGCAGGATTTCCAGGGCCTTGGCGGGGGTGAACTTGTCCTTGGGCAGGTAGGCCCGGCCCGTGGAGCCCAGGTAGCGGTCGAAGGCCTCCTGCACGGAGCTCGCGGCCCCGGCTTCCATGATGGCCAGGGCCAGGTGCGGGCGGCCCACGGTGCCCTCGCCCGCGATTTCCAGCACGCGCTCGTAGGTCACGTCCATGCCCAGGGCGCGCAGCTTGTCCACGATGCGCGTGTTGCGGCTGGCGCGGCGCTCGTTGAGCCAGACGAAGCCCTCTTCCAGTCGGGCCGGGCGCTCGGGCAGGAACAGCCCCAGCAGGTGCATGAAGCCCGAGGGCGACGTCACCGACAGCTCGCAGCCCGCGATGACCTCCACGCCTTCGCGGCGCCCGGCAGCCAGGGCCTCGGGCAGCCCGGCGCTGGTGTCGTGGTCGGTCAGGGCCAGGGCTTCGAGCCCGCTGCGTCTGGCCAGGGCCACCAGCTCCGCCGGGGTCAGGGTGCCGTCGGAGGCGGTGGAATGGGTGTGCAGGTCGATTCCGGGCATGGGCGTCCCCTGGCTTGCGGTTGCGGGCCCGGCGCGGGCCCCTGCCTTTGAGCTAGGGCATGGCGGGGGGGCTGTCAACGCCCGGGGCCGGGGCGGGCGGGTGCGGCCTGCCCCGGCTTGAAGCGCGGGCGGATTCGGGCTAGAGTCGCCCCACTGCCAACAAGGAGGCACCCCATGACGCTCAACAAGGACCTGCTGGACATCCTGGCCTGCCCCAAATGCAAGGGCGAGGTCGTGCTCCTGGACAAGCAGGACGGCCTGCGCTGCGACACCTGCAAGGTCGTCTACCCCGTGCAGGACGAGATTCCGGTGATGCTGATCGAGGAGGCCGTGCCCCTGGACCAGTGGGCGAACCGGGCCCAGTAGCCCACGCCGCGCGCGCAGCCGGAAAACGGATCGGGGCCGCCCCTGGCTGGGGCGGCCCCGTTTTTTGCGTTGCGGGCGGTGCGTTGCGCGCGCGCCGGGCGGCCCCGGTCAGGCGCTCTTGCGCGACAGCCACAGGTTGGCCACCGCCAGCACGGAGCTGCCCGCGATGAGCAGCAGCGAGATGGCGTTGATGACCGGGGTGGAGCCGTCGCGCACCTGGAGGTAGAGGTTGATGGGCAGGGTCGGCTCCGAGCCCACCAGGAACAGGGTGGTGTTGAAGTTCTCGAAGCTCATGAGGAAGGCCACGGTGCCCGCGCCAATGATGGCCGGGCGCAGGTAGGGCAGGGTGATGTGCACGATGACCTGCCAGCGGTTGGCGCCCAGGTTCAGGGCGGCCTCCTCCAGGGCGCGGTCGAACTTGCGCAGCCGCGCCGAGACCACCAGGGCCACGAAGGTCGTGATGAACGAGAACTGGCCGAGTACCACCAGCCAGAAGCTCGGGCGCAGGAAGGGCACGTCCACCTTGAATACGTCTTCGATGAAGAACCCCGCCGTGTTGGCGGCCAGAAGCTGCGAGATGCCCAGGATGACCCCGGGGATGACCAGCGGCGCCAGCATGAGGAAATACAGCGGGCCCTTGAAGGGAAAGTCCTCCTGCTCGAAGAGGAAGGCCGCGCAGGTGCCTACCACCACGGCCATGACGCTGACCCAGAAGGCGGTCTGGAAGCTGGTCCAGATGGAGCGCAGGTTCTGGGCGTCGTGGAAGATGCCCACCCGCCCGGGGCCCGGCGAGGTGAACCAGTCGGTGGTGAAGCCGTACCACGGCAGGGAGGGGAAGTTGGAGTCGTTGAAGGCCAGAACGCAGGTTACGGCCAGGGGCGCGAACAGGAACACGAAGTACAGGCCCACGAAGGCCGCATAGGACCAGGAATAGGCCCGCGAGTTGGGCAGGGTGCGGATCACGACGCCACCTCCCCGAGCTTCTGGCCCGAGAGCTTGAGCCCCAGCCAGATGATGGCCGAACTGAGCGCCAGCAAAAGGAAGCCGAAGGCTGCGCCCTGGTTCCAGTTGAAGCTGGCGATGAACTGGTTGTAGATCTGCTCGGTGAACCACAGGGAGTTCTTGCCGCCCATGAGGTTGGGCGTCAGGTAGTTGCCCAGGCAGAGCATGAAGACCACGATGGAGCCCGAGGTGATGCCCGGCTTGCAGTGCGGCAGGATGATGCGCCACCAGATGACCGCCCGCCCGGCGCCCAGGTCGTGGGCGGCCTCGATGAGGCTGTCGTCCAGGCTCTCCACCGCCGAGACCAGCGGCACGACCATGAACAGCATGGAGGTGTACACCAGGCCCATGATCATGGTCGCGTCGTTGTAGAGCATCTCGATGGGCGCGTCGATGACGCCCAGCTTGAGCAGCGCGAAGTTGACCACCCCCGACTCGCGCAACAGGATCATCCAGCCGTAGATGCGCACCAGCTCGCTGACCCAGAAGGGCAGCAGCAAAAGCGTGAGCAGAAAGCCCTGCAACCGCACCCGGGCGACCTTGGCGATGTAGAAGGCCACGGGCATGGCCAAAAGGAAGGTGATGGCCGTGGTGATGATGGAATACATGGCCGTGCGCACGAAGGTCAGCCAGTAGATGGGCTCGCCGAAGAAGTTGGCGTAGTTTTGCAGCGTCCAGGCCGCGCGGGCGCCCGAGCCGTCGCGCAGGCTCATGATCAGCAGGTCCAGGTGCGGCAGGATGATGAGCAGCACGAGCCAGGCCAGCACCGGGGCCAGGAACAGCCAGAACCCCAGGCGCGCCCTACGCATCGTCGCCCTCCCGCCGGAAGCAGATGCCCGACTCGGGGTGCCAGCCCAGGGTGATCTCCTGGCCGGGGCGGATGTGGTCGAAGCGCCGGTTCTGGGGCAGGGTCACCAGCAGTTCGTGCTCGGCGGGGGTCACGGTGAGCAGGCGGCTGTTGGCGCCGTCGAACAGCAGGGCCTTGACCGTGGCCCGGAAGGTGTTCAGCCCCGTGGCGTCGGCGGGCTCGATGCGCATGGCCTCGGGCCGCAGGAACAGGCGCACCGGGGTGCCCGGGGCGCAGGCCCCCCGGAAGCGGGCCCCGAAGATGAAGCCCTCGTCGGTGCGGATGGTGGCCAGGGCGCCGGAGCACTCGCCCACCATGCCCTCCCAGATGTTGGAATCGCCCACGAACCCGGCCACGAAGGGCGTGGCGGGGTCGCCGTACAGCTCCTGGGGGCTGCCGACCTGCTCGAAGCGGCCCTTGTTCATGACCGCCACGGCGTCGGACATCACCAGCGCCTCGGACTGGTCGTGGGTGATGTAGATGAACGTGGTGCCCACCTTGGCCTGGAGCTTTTTCAGCTCGACCTTCATCTGCTCGCGCAGCTTGAGGTCCAGGGCGCCCAGGGGTTCGTCCAGCAGCAGCACCGAGGGCTCCAGCACCAGGCAGCGGGCGATGGCCACGCGCTGCTTCTGGCCGCCGGAGAGCTGGGCGATCTCCTTGGCGCCGAAGCCCGGCAGGCCGACGCGCTCCAGGGTGCGCTCCACGCGCCGGGCGATCTCGGCCCGGGGGGTGCCCCGGCGCTCCAGCCCGAAGGCGATGTTGCGGGCCACGTTCATCATCGGGAACAGGGCCAGGTGCTGGAACACGAGGTTCACCGGGCGGCGGTTGGGCGCCACCTGGGCCATGTCGCGGCCGCGGATGGCGATGGTGCCCGAGGTGGGCTCCTCGAACCCGGCGACCATGCGCAGCATGGTCGTCTTGCCGCAGCCCGAGGGGCCGAGGATGGAGAAGAACGAGCCCGCCGGAACGTCGAAGGACACGTCGTCCACGGCCACGAAATCGCCGAAGCGTTTGGTCAGGTTGCTGACGCTGAGATCGTTTTCCATGCGCAGCCCGGGAGGTTGGTCGTTGCGAAAAATAAAGGGGGGCGGTGGCCCGCCCCCCAACGTCGCCGCACTCTGCTTACTGGGCGGCCTTGATCTTGTCCAGCACCTTGCCTTCCATGGCCTCGAGCTTGGCCGGGACGGGCGGGTACCACTTGATGTTGTCGATGGTCGCCTGCGGGAAGGAGCGCTCGAAGTTGGCGCGCACGTCGGCGGCCACGTGGGCGTTGGCGTCCTTGGAGGCGGTGGGGGTGTTCTCGGCGGTGGTGAACAACCCGGCGTTCTCGGGGCGCAGCATGAAGTTGATCCACTTGTAGGCCGCCTCGACGTTCTCGGCCTTGGCCGGGATGGCGAAGGTGTCGATCCAGCCCAGGGCGCCTTCCTTGGGGGCCACGAAGTCGATGGCCGGGTTCTCGGCGTGCAGCTTCCAGCCGCCGTTGTCCCAGGCCTTGGCCACGTAGACTTCGCCCGAGCGCATGGACTCGAGCAGCGAGTCGCCGTTGGCCCAGTAGTTCTTGACCATGGGCTTGGCGGCGATGAGCGTCTCGGCAACCTTGTCGAGCATGGCCTGGTAGGCGGCGGGGTCGGAGTACAGGGCGAAGGGGTCATAGCCCAGGGCGAAGCCCATGGCGATGAGGATGGGGCGCTTCAGGCGGTAGCTCACGCGGCCCTTGAACTGCGGGTCGAGCAGGGCCTTGAAGGAATCCACCCCGGCGGCCTTGTCGGCGTTGATGATCAGGCCCGAGGTGCCCCAGCAGAAGGGCACGGCGTAGGACGCGCCGCCCACCAGGGTGTTCTTCTTCACCGCTTCAAGCATGGAGGGGATGAACAGATCGGCCTGGACCTTGGAAAAGTCGATGGGCTGGTAGAGGCCGAACTCCTCCTGCACGGAGGAGATGCGGTCCTGGCTGGGCTGGGCCAGGTCGAAGCCCGCGCCACGCGTGGCGCGCAGCTTGGCGATCATTTCCTCGTTGTTGGAGTAGGTGACTTCCACGGTGACGCCGGTCTCGGCCTGGAATTTGTCCACCAGCTCCTTGGGGGCGTAGCCCTTCCAGGTGAGCAGCTTCAGGGTCTCGGCCTGGGCCGTGGCGGAGACGGCCAGCAGGGCGAGCATCAGGAGAAGCAGGGTCTTGCGCATGACGTGGCTCCTTGTTTGGGGGTGCCCCTTCCCGAAAGGAAAAGAGGTGCTTATCCGGAAGCCATACTCCATATCGGCCCCTGGCGGCAAGCTGCGGATGATGGCAATTGGATGGCGAAGGTTGCGGCCCGGTGACGCCCCCGCGCCGCTGCGCGCCGCGCCAGGGGCCGGGGCGCCATGCGCGGCCCGGGGCCGCAGGGCGCGGTGCATGCCCCGGGCACGCCCTGCCAATGGAGCGCGGGAGCCCAGGGGCGTTGTACGCTGTTTTCGGTCCAGGGTGGTCTTGACATGGAACGAAGCCTGCTTACTTTCCACTGCGAAAAGAGGCCAATGAGCCACGTGCAACAATATCCCAAGACGGAGGGTAGAGGCATGGTGATCGATTTCGGCTCCTTCTACAACTTTCCCAGGTATTGGGACAAGATGTTCGAGGACTTCTTCGGCCCGGCGACCCTGGCCCAGCGGCGCGCGGCCTACCCGCCCCTGAACATCAGCGAGAACGATGACCACATCCGCATCCGGGCCGAGATTCCCGGCACGGCCATGCAGGACGTGGAGTTGACGCTGACCGGGCGCAGCCTGGTCATCAAGGGCGAGCGCAAGGCCCCCGAGGGCAAGTACTTCCGCCAGGAGCGCCCGGCGGGCGTGTTCCAGCGGGTCATCACCCTCAACGTGCCCGTGGAGCGCGACGGCGTGCGCGCCACCCTGGCCGACGGGGTGCTCGACATCGTGCTGCCCAAGTCCGAGGCAGTGAAGCCCAAGAAGATCGACATCCAGATGTCCTAGCGCACTGTTGAAAAAATTCTGTTTTTCAGGCCGTTCGAAAATGGTGAGATGCAAGGCGCGAAAAAAATCCAGGACCGCTGCGTAGCAAGACAGACGTGAGGGTTTGGATTTTTTGGGCAACGCAGCAGAGCGCCTTTTTCCAGCGGCCTGCCAGGGAGGTGCCCCATGAGCAACGATATCGCCAAGACCCAGCAGACCGAAGCCAGCGTGCCGCGCTTCCGCCAGCCGGCGGACATCATCGAGCGCGAGGACGGCTTCCATATCTTCATGGATATGCCCGGCGTGGGCAAGGACGCCCTGTCCATCGACCTGGAGGACAGTGAGCTGGTGGTCAGCGGGCGCGCCTGCACGGACCTGCCCGAGGGCGAGAAGTACCTCGAGGTGGAGTTCGGCAGCTGCGAGTACCGCCGGGCCTTCAAGCTCTCCGACACCGTGGACCGCGAGCGCATCCGCGCCAGCCTGACCAACGGCGTTCTGGAACTGTTCCTGCCCAAGGCCGAGGCCTCCCAGCCCCGGCGCATCGAGATCAAGGCCGGATAGGCGCCCGCGCGGCGCCCCGGCACCACAGGCAAAAGGGCCGACCCCCCTGGCGGGGGGTCGGCCCTTGGCGTTTGGTGCGGCCCGGGTCAGCCCATGGCGCGGACTTCGGCCAGGCGTGTGGCGTAGTGGTCCACGTGCAGGCTCAGGTGGGCGTAGTAGTCGCGCACCAGGAATTCCAGGGTTTTGGGCCCGTCGGGGTGCTGCCAGGCGTTGGCCAGGGCGGCCTCGGGGATGCCCTGGATCACGTGCAGCAGGTGGTCGTTGTAGGCCTTCCAGAGCAGGGCCAGGGAGGTCCAGTCGGCTTCGGCGTAGCGCTGGGCGGCCACCCACGGCTCGGCCTCGTAGGGCGGAAAGTGCTCCAGGCTGCCGAATTGCAGGCGCACGAAGCGCTGGTGGTTGTTGCTGGCGCTGTCGATGAGGTGGCCGACGATCTCCTTGAGGGTCCAGGCGTCGGGGGCCGGGCGCAGCCCGGCTTCGGCGGGCAGGGTATCGCGCACCAGGCGCAGGAAGGCCTCGAGGGTCGGCTGGGCGTCGGCGGGAATGTGCATGGTCCCCTCCCGGGAATGTGTGTGCGGTCCATGGCCCGGGTCGCCCCGGGCCATGGACCGCACTACCAGGGGCCGGGCCCGGGGGCAAGCCCCGGGCCGCAGGGCCCGTCAGCCTAGCTGGCCGCAGGCGCGGGCAGCAGGCGCTTGTTGCCTTCCCAGACCTTCTCGGCCTTGGGCGTCAGCTTGAGGTACTTGAACCACTTGTGGCTGGCCATGTGCTCGGGGTCCATCTGCAGCTCGCGGCTGTGGTGCATGATGGGCGGCACCAGCTCCTTGATGTCGCCGGACAGGGCCTCGGCGGTGGTGAAGGCCGCCGCGCGGATGGCGATGTCCACGGCCTGCTGGCTGTAGCGCTGGGACTGGGCCAGGGTGTTCAGGGCCTTGGTGGGGTTGTGGAAGCCCACGCTGTTCTCGGCGGACACGTAGTCCCAGAAGAACTGACCCTTGCGGCACATCTCGCGGGCCTGGATCATGAGCTGGTCGTACCCTGCGGGCTTGGCGCCCTGGTATTCGGCGGCCATGCGGATGGCCTCGTGGGCCTTGACGGAGATGTCCTGGGCGATCATGAGCTGCTCCCAGATCTTGTCCTGGGTGTAGACCACGCGCTCGCGCAGGTAGTCGGGGGTCTTGTCGGTGTGGCACTGGCGGCAGGCCTTGAGGTCCGGGTCCTTGAGGGGCGAGGTCCAGTGGTGGGTGGACATCTTCTTCTTGCCGTCCAGGCGCACGTAGCTCATGTGGCAGTCGGCGCAGGAGACGCCCGCCGCGCCGTGCACGCCGTCGCCCCACATCTCGTACTCGGGGTGCTGGGCCTTGAGCATGGGCGTCTGGGACACGGGGTGCACCCAGTCCACGAAGTTGCCCTCGAAGCCGGGGGTCGTGGTGTCGCCGTGGGTCTTGTAGTACTCGTAGATCTCTTCGGGGTTCTTGCCCATGGACCAGGGGAACACGGGCTTCTTGGCCGGGCCGAAGCCCTTGTCCTGGAAGTAGTATTCCACGTGGCACTGCCCGCAGACCAGGGCGCGCTGCTCGTTGCGCGGCATGGTGGCGAAGTCCTTGCCCTCGGCGGCCAGATGGTCCTTGAGGGGCACGGAGTACAGGCGCAGGTCCATGGTGCGCGGGTCGTGGCAGTTGGCGCAGCCGATGGTGTTGTCGTCCATGTCCACCTGCTCGCGGAACTTGTTGAAATCATTGGCCCAGAACTCGTCGCCGTATTCGCCGACGAACTCGTTCATCTTGGCCGTCTTGCAGTTCCAGCAGGTGGCGGGCAGGCCGCCCTTCTCGTCGTAGCGGTTGATGCGGTCGATGTGCAGGATGTCCTTGAGGGCGTAGGTGTGGCCGCGCGCGGCGCGGTATTCGTAGCTGAAGGGGTAGCCCAGCCAGAGGTTTTTCAGGTAGGGCTGGGCGTGTTTGTAGCCCTCGGGCAGGGGGCTGACGTTGTCGTGCTTGTTGTAGGCCACCGACCCGCCGTACTCGGTCATGATCTCCGACTCGTTGTTGCGCAGGAAGGTCTCGTAGTGCAGGGGGAATTCGTCCTTGAAGGACGAGTTGCGGATTTCCGTCTCGGGCAGGTCGGTCTTGAACTGCGGGGTCTTGGGGTCGGACATGTCGGTGCAGGCGGCCAGGACCAGGGCCAGGGCCGCGGCCAGCATGGCGACGGTGATTTTCATGCTACGCATCGGCGGCGCTCCTCTTGGCTACGGGGATCTTGGGGCTGTGGGGCACGTGGCGGTGGCAGTCGGTGCAGAACTCCTTGCTCTGCATGATGACCGTGGAGGTCGTCGCGCCGTGGCAACGCTGGCAGTTCTCCTGGGTCACGCGCCTGGTGTCGCCTCCGGGGTGGATCAGGTCGGGCACGGAGCTGGTGGCCGTGGCCCAGATGTCGCGCAGGCCTTCCTTGCTCTTGAAGGGCAGTTTGGCCACCAGGTTGTGCGGGGCGTGGCATTCGTTGCAGGCCAGCTCCGCGTGCACCGAGCGCTTGTGCGTCAGCGCGGCCTCGGCCATGGAGTGGCAGCTGCCGCAAAACGGCGCCTGATCCGTGGCGGTCATGGCCAGGGCCGCCCCGACCACCAGCACCATGCCC is drawn from Desulfocurvus vexinensis DSM 17965 and contains these coding sequences:
- a CDS encoding ammonia-forming cytochrome c nitrite reductase subunit c552, with protein sequence MRSMKITVAMLAAALALVLAACTDMSDPKTPQFKTDLPETEIRNSSFKDEFPLHYETFLRNNESEIMTEYGGSVAYNKHDNVSPLPEGYKHAQPYLKNLWLGYPFSYEYRAARGHTYALKDILHIDRINRYDEKGGLPATCWNCKTAKMNEFVGEYGDEFWANDFNKFREQVDMDDNTIGCANCHDPRTMDLRLYSVPLKDHLAAEGKDFATMPRNEQRALVCGQCHVEYYFQDKGFGPAKKPVFPWSMGKNPEEIYEYYKTHGDTTTPGFEGNFVDWVHPVSQTPMLKAQHPEYEMWGDGVHGAAGVSCADCHMSYVRLDGKKKMSTHHWTSPLKDPDLKACRQCHTDKTPDYLRERVVYTQDKIWEQLMIAQDISVKAHEAIRMAAEYQGAKPAGYDQLMIQAREMCRKGQFFWDYVSAENSVGFHNPTKALNTLAQSQRYSQQAVDIAIRAAAFTTAEALSGDIKELVPPIMHHSRELQMDPEHMASHKWFKYLKLTPKAEKVWEGNKRLLPAPAAS
- a CDS encoding extracellular solute-binding protein, which produces MRKTLLLLMLALLAVSATAQAETLKLLTWKGYAPKELVDKFQAETGVTVEVTYSNNEEMIAKLRATRGAGFDLAQPSQDRISSVQEEFGLYQPIDFSKVQADLFIPSMLEAVKKNTLVGGASYAVPFCWGTSGLIINADKAAGVDSFKALLDPQFKGRVSYRLKRPILIAMGFALGYDPFALYSDPAAYQAMLDKVAETLIAAKPMVKNYWANGDSLLESMRSGEVYVAKAWDNGGWKLHAENPAIDFVAPKEGALGWIDTFAIPAKAENVEAAYKWINFMLRPENAGLFTTAENTPTASKDANAHVAADVRANFERSFPQATIDNIKWYPPVPAKLEAMEGKVLDKIKAAQ
- a CDS encoding Hsp20/alpha crystallin family protein encodes the protein MSNDIAKTQQTEASVPRFRQPADIIEREDGFHIFMDMPGVGKDALSIDLEDSELVVSGRACTDLPEGEKYLEVEFGSCEYRRAFKLSDTVDRERIRASLTNGVLELFLPKAEASQPRRIEIKAG
- a CDS encoding PHP domain-containing protein — its product is MPGIDLHTHSTASDGTLTPAELVALARRSGLEALALTDHDTSAGLPEALAAGRREGVEVIAGCELSVTSPSGFMHLLGLFLPERPARLEEGFVWLNERRASRNTRIVDKLRALGMDVTYERVLEIAGEGTVGRPHLALAIMEAGAASSVQEAFDRYLGSTGRAYLPKDKFTPAKALEILRAEGATTILAHPYTLELDGPALRALLVELKDLGLDGIEAHYTEHTRSQTEAYLALAAELDLVVSGGSDFHGAVKPAIALGRGRGGLSVPYKVLEDIKTHRRTRGLPA
- a CDS encoding ABC transporter permease, giving the protein MIRTLPNSRAYSWSYAAFVGLYFVFLFAPLAVTCVLAFNDSNFPSLPWYGFTTDWFTSPGPGRVGIFHDAQNLRSIWTSFQTAFWVSVMAVVVGTCAAFLFEQEDFPFKGPLYFLMLAPLVIPGVILGISQLLAANTAGFFIEDVFKVDVPFLRPSFWLVVLGQFSFITTFVALVVSARLRKFDRALEEAALNLGANRWQVIVHITLPYLRPAIIGAGTVAFLMSFENFNTTLFLVGSEPTLPINLYLQVRDGSTPVINAISLLLIAGSSVLAVANLWLSRKSA
- a CDS encoding ABC transporter ATP-binding protein; this encodes MENDLSVSNLTKRFGDFVAVDDVSFDVPAGSFFSILGPSGCGKTTMLRMVAGFEEPTSGTIAIRGRDMAQVAPNRRPVNLVFQHLALFPMMNVARNIAFGLERRGTPRAEIARRVERTLERVGLPGFGAKEIAQLSGGQKQRVAIARCLVLEPSVLLLDEPLGALDLKLREQMKVELKKLQAKVGTTFIYITHDQSEALVMSDAVAVMNKGRFEQVGSPQELYGDPATPFVAGFVGDSNIWEGMVGECSGALATIRTDEGFIFGARFRGACAPGTPVRLFLRPEAMRIEPADATGLNTFRATVKALLFDGANSRLLTVTPAEHELLVTLPQNRRFDHIRPGQEITLGWHPESGICFRREGDDA
- a CDS encoding Hsp20/alpha crystallin family protein produces the protein MVIDFGSFYNFPRYWDKMFEDFFGPATLAQRRAAYPPLNISENDDHIRIRAEIPGTAMQDVELTLTGRSLVIKGERKAPEGKYFRQERPAGVFQRVITLNVPVERDGVRATLADGVLDIVLPKSEAVKPKKIDIQMS
- a CDS encoding Trm112 family protein; protein product: MTLNKDLLDILACPKCKGEVVLLDKQDGLRCDTCKVVYPVQDEIPVMLIEEAVPLDQWANRAQ
- a CDS encoding ABC transporter permease, whose amino-acid sequence is MRRARLGFWLFLAPVLAWLVLLIILPHLDLLIMSLRDGSGARAAWTLQNYANFFGEPIYWLTFVRTAMYSIITTAITFLLAMPVAFYIAKVARVRLQGFLLTLLLLPFWVSELVRIYGWMILLRESGVVNFALLKLGVIDAPIEMLYNDATMIMGLVYTSMLFMVVPLVSAVESLDDSLIEAAHDLGAGRAVIWWRIILPHCKPGITSGSIVVFMLCLGNYLTPNLMGGKNSLWFTEQIYNQFIASFNWNQGAAFGFLLLALSSAIIWLGLKLSGQKLGEVAS
- a CDS encoding cytochrome c3 family protein, encoding MTRTKDSTWWRGLRLALPPAIAGMVLVVGAALAMTATDQAPFCGSCHSMAEAALTHKRSVHAELACNECHAPHNLVAKLPFKSKEGLRDIWATATSSVPDLIHPGGDTRRVTQENCQRCHGATTSTVIMQSKEFCTDCHRHVPHSPKIPVAKRSAADA
- a CDS encoding DinB family protein, producing MHIPADAQPTLEAFLRLVRDTLPAEAGLRPAPDAWTLKEIVGHLIDSASNNHQRFVRLQFGSLEHFPPYEAEPWVAAQRYAEADWTSLALLWKAYNDHLLHVIQGIPEAALANAWQHPDGPKTLEFLVRDYYAHLSLHVDHYATRLAEVRAMG